In one Tachysurus fulvidraco isolate hzauxx_2018 chromosome 16, HZAU_PFXX_2.0, whole genome shotgun sequence genomic region, the following are encoded:
- the magl gene encoding uncharacterized protein magl isoform X3 has product MEGTESDLTLEMKRLTEEACLHTSHSVSEVLKPSKIDECGSNQTNQVTLSSVTLTQSSTQESHMNGDVKVTLENESVWSRFHELGTEMILTKQGRRMFPCCRFKLSGLDPQRKYFLVMDIMALDDFTYKWNGKTWEPVVLDESHVLGQICVHPESPALGQQWMDSTVSFYKVKLSNDSMDQEGCVRLHPMHRYLPRLCIVPFDPNSGGTIALDSPKVKIFSFPQTAFYAVTSYQNPRITQLKIDCNPFAMAFREDSQSICLLQDKPRPCSSVGTRFRAPLLSLARNFSGKWKEGAVKNRASTRIQDNRERGLSAGTESLKEGEGIFSKMKNAILSCPNNTDYSENDRGNDSVYNCTAEPVLDEYMAPLEFEQSDPLEEPLPIADEPFPPISSTENSKSSESFEHAVSSYLGCQNSGLPTKTLMSARSPQTEREIKSVAASLPRPPLNASEVHEQKSGHLLKRRRAKKAKSKLWSRAKYKKPPPTVVPLNAPSHPDLEDVDGMLFVSFVAKEALKIPAENTKESETSMLSPSPTHDQSDNHEAEDVNLSVPERIAKLEKILLLHLKQRKHRQVIHPCLQDVGMKLALLDPKLPIDLQYLGVQLPPLPALHKDGAGLFVSRTGKTNDPTKIKGWKDKFKTNTVQSTTEGLKNSSAFCSEMLDAYLENEAQQISDRVAVFSKCSASPVSYQLPSKSSSYVVTLDSLLKSRSLSSKKDYTKPTDEILLRSPLRGSPNTAISLSSAGLQGNREKGRNFACSLQAQQDALSTLQASKSVSRGEIEKQPGKYVSVKARNKMLLQEMEKKAMDLGKLCTHITAERAKIALTSLINFKKSRKRTKYYMHRKNERECPEDFCRLGCVCDSLGREIRGPTHCRRVECMFDCNCFKHKVLRCPPKETANVHQGRKSSVLAFSISDPETETRPPPAPSITTLWKRNTGEYDPEPIFTPEPSLSSKKVPYLRTSLNSFNQVREEDKDPVYLYFESMMTCARVREYNSNPPPQIHMFPTKKEMAEPEELNEIAEAGEPTSSQKARETNPTEIPIKTFEPKPTKLLEILSECNWEPHRNLVLSTLFRRMNSDLLSEPFCFGMYKIQLLSTTIKGVDRSSTITYKVCISRANEKEMTEDLQPPVKKGIKRKSVKGVKTKVLKMCETRAQKEGYDSLKQQKRFFSKRVFRALPYRTHAAHVGCLKADKKKPGSPTQSLIKVNGKMYSKAKLLLGQLGALHRVNRIAAFVTGRLQHVLRDQTKCVGDITKTCLPKASLKPSSKIKVTNVSRQTNHAAASEPEPKNSSSNNSPMNALSQLVGSPPGTTTIVPDGTRFVLMPVTFSTSAAASSAETVNSSTLPPGQQVVLQPAPGSNFLCQYNGQMIQLKPISTGPLVQPQPSSASEESTSQVMEAPYNTCLPKDTKFLQMPLISTPLSKALLKPLPDISPNALSLSAKSGMNVASGVSAFNLQSSFPGKTGTFSFRICPPTGQGKTVRSEHGGKPPEPSADRPSAVLLPGGFTLIKLLQPAAPAVPANVTDFHQAEIPQNDENMRKSNLQSGSPSIEQNHQVSESISKPLLPETSNSEHGAPASLPSEDAIKDEPVEHFSASVNTLSPDKYNWVPEGAVMVHRDVSELETEDLDDWPPNGAERILWIDSADEEENENPPSEEASEPKTTTTGNNFSSCDERLVDNLQDACSKSSPANEQKHPKSSISSNEKDCDSFINANNSYTAKISKQEPPFSVPIKKVGNNNPSQILSGSHNISVQFQEDCPSVHIKNDPYNTTDMDMAGNEPGIKGQGRLAEHSTLAISRIETNHQTGKNTFLKHVQLMNERLDSANNNSVSTKIESCSDSLRTHTSTMCDVAKQHIGSEDILLLMNKEEPSMNQTVTEFPQDPNKQGLDSKNSSPILTHMEFYNNPSKPNTTASLHTKEILENADLAGNAQCCLLDSQILVISTPTAHPLNTASLVEKTGLQCVSPIPHNKQKLSPELSDGFANLSDNCTKSSKISESNEGKDEALDRNKTAVRELCSDYEIAVDVMNLSEDEAPILEFDRDEADSIASGETSSDDEDSSNISTSDSETTDDTMDLSCEDYFDAESFEDNDGKRCINMINVQTRHKHKSRKATKLEKKIKYFTSLKTSRYLPLHELEKRLNHTQKERVRRDEMRQSFVALKKALNVEERVKMCNHDILNQARLTIWALKDRGQCLEERKKALLQRKSAYLHKIVELSEKTEDGINVRVQEQCEQQKQIGSQNALQTSVSAPLVNPQRLDSDANRLPPSLGCGKAPNYIRKTALRQPPITTTDEQSLPKIALQSFGKTDAVKHTYKTRTSQASSTEVSKSAKELMDGNLDLNVQTKEMETCSATGASNVMEKTLVAENSNKESPAPSSEVTGNDVQNKTMFKLENEQASAVVVKVRKKIGKNVVVIEETVSNPDALGPRKLRQRPPAVTGVAKRGRTANKRRRII; this is encoded by the exons ATGGAAGGTACTGAAAGTGATCTTACACTGGAAATGAAGCGATTGACAGAAGAGGCATGTCTACATACTTCACACTCGGTGTCTGAGGTTTTGAAACCAAGCAAAATTGATGAGTGTGGGAGTAATCAGACAAACCAAGTTACCTTGTCCTCTGTTACACTTACTCAGAGTTCAACTCAAGAAAGTCACATGAACGGTGATGTTAAAGTCACTCTGGAGAACGAATCGGTTTGGAGTCGGTTTCACGAATTAGGCACAGAGATGATCCTCACAAAGCAAGGCCGGCGTATGTTCCCCTGCTGTCGCTTTAAACTAAGTGGATTGGATCCGCAAAGGAAGTACTTTCTGGTTATGGATATCATGGCTTTAGATGATTTTACCTACAAATGGAATGGAAAGACCTGGGAGCCTGTTGTATTGGATGAGTCTCATGTGCTGGGACAGATATGTGTTCACCCAGAGTCCCCGGCCTTGGGCCAACAGTGGATGGATAGCACTGTGTCTTTTTACAAGGTGAAGCTATCCAATGATTCCATGGACCAAGAGGGCTGTGTGCGTTTGCATCCAATGCATCGCTACCTACCACGACTTTGTATTGTTCCTTTTGATCCAAATTCAGGAGGGACTATTGCACTTGATAGTCCAAAAGTTAAGATATTTAGCTTCCCTCAAACAGCGTTTTATGCCGTCACCAGCTACCAGAACCCTCGAATCACTCAGCTTAAAATTGACTGTAACCCTTTTGCGATGGCCTTCAGAGAAGACAGTCAAAGCATTTGCCTGCTGCAAGACAAACCCAGGCCCTGCTCTTCTGTTGGTACACGCTTTCGAGCTCCTCTTTTAAGTTTGGCACGGAATTTCAGTGGAAAATGGAAAGAGGGTGCAGTAAAGAACAGAGCCTCAACCCGTATTCAAGACAACAG aGAAAGAGGTCTTTCTGCAGGAACAGAATCTCTTAAAGAGGGAGAGGGCATCTTTAGTAAAATGAAAAATGCCATTTTAAGTTGTCCAAACAATACTGATTACAGTGAAAATGACAGAGGAAATGATTCTGTGTATAATTGTACAGCAGAACCCGTGCTGGATGAGTATATGGCACCTTTGGAATTCGAACAAAGTGATCCTTTAGAAGAACCCTTGCCAATTGCTGATGAACCATTTCCTCCCATAAGCAGCACTGAAAATTCAAAATCTTCTGAGAGTTTTGAACATGCTGTTAGTTCTTACTTAGGCTGCCAAAACAGTGGCTTACcaacaaaaacattaatgtCTGCTCGGAGTCCTCAGACTGAGAGGGAAATAAAGTCTGTTGCTGCTTCCCTGCCCAGACCACCACTTAATGCTAGTGAAGTACACGAGCAAAAATCAGGCCATCTGCTTAAACGTCGGAGGGCCAAAAAAGCGAAATCTAAACTGTGGTCTAGGGCAAAGTATAAGAAACCCCCTCCTACAGTTGTGCCACTTAACGCTCCCTCGCACCCAGACCTTGAAGATGTGGATGGAATGTTGTTTGTATCTTTTGTTGCAAAg GAAGCCTTAAAAATTCCTGCTGAAAACACAAAGGAAAGTGAAACGTCAATGCTTTCACCATCTCCAACACATGACCAGTCAGATAATCATGAAGCTGAAG ATGTCAATCTTTCTGTGCCGGAAAGAATTGCCAAATTGGAGAAAATTTTACTCCTTCACCTAAAACAACGAAAACACAGACAGGTCATTCACCCATGCCTACAAGACG TTGGCATGAAATTGGCCCTTCTGGATCCAAAGTTACCGATAGACTTGCAGTACCTGGGTGTGCAATTGCCGCCTCTTCCAGCTCTTCACAAAG ATGGTGCTGGATTATTTGTGTCACGGACAGGGAAGACAAATGATCCCACAAAGATTAAAGGCTGGAAAGATAAATTTAAAACGAACACTGTGCAGTCCACAACTGAAG GCCTGAAAAATAGTTCGGCATTCTGCAGTGAAATGCTGGATGCGTATCTAGAAAATGAGGCCCAGCAAATCAGCGATCGTGTTGCTGTGTTTTCTAAATGCTCTGCATCACCAGTATCATACCAGCTACCTTCAAAGAGCAGCAGTTATGTGGTTACTCTGGACAGTCTTCTTAAGAGTCGATCTCTTTCATCAAAGAAGGACTACACCAAGCCGACGGACGAAATTCTGCTCAGATCTCCACTTAGAGGATCTCCAAACACTGCTATATCTTTGTCTTCAGCAGGATTACAAGGAAAccgagagaaagggagaaattTTGCATGTTCACTTCAGGCACAGCAAGATGCATTGTCTACACTTCAAGCCAGCAAATCTGTTTCTAGAGGTGAAATAGAGAAACAACCTGGCAAATATGTCTCTGTAAAAGCCAGAAACAAGATGTTACTTCAAGAGATGGAGAAAAAGGCAATGGATCTTGGTAAACTTTGTACACACATCACTGCTGAAAGAGCAAAAATTGCTCTTACTTCTCTGATTAATTTCAAG AAATCACGCAAAAGGACTAAGTACTACATGCACagaaaaaatgagagagaatgtCCTGAGGATTTCTGTCGTTTGGGCTGCGTATGTGATAGCCTGGGCAGGGAAATCCGAGGGCCTACACACTGTCGGAGAGTTGAGTGCATGTTTGACTGCAACTGTTTCAAGCACAAGGTTCTGCGTTGTCCTCCAAAAGAGACGGCAAATGTTCACCAGGGAAGGAAGAGTTCAGTACTGGCTTTTT CTATTTCAGACCCAGAGACGGAAACCAGACCACCACCTGCACCCAGTATCACCACCTTATGGAAAAGGAACACAGGGGAATATGACCCTGAGCCAATATTTACTCCAGAGCCTTCGCTTTCTTCTAAAAAAGTGCCCTATTTACGTACCAGTCTTAACTCCTTTAATCAG GTGCGGGAGGAAGATAAAGATCCTGTGTATCTATATTTTGAGAGTATGATGACATGTGCTCGTGTGAGAGAGTACAACAGTAATCCACCACCTCAGATACACATGTTCCCTACCAAAAAAGAAATGGCAGAACCTGAAGAGCTT AATGAAATTGCAGAAGCAGGCGAACCAACTTCCTCTCAAAAAGCAAGAG AAACAAATCCGACAGAGATTCCAATAAAGACATTTGAGCCCAAGCCCACTAAACTGCTGGAAATCCTGTCTGAATGTAACTGGGAGCCTCATCGAAATTTGGTTTTGAGCACTCTGTTCCGGCGCATGAACAGTGACCTACTCTCTGAGCCTTTCTGCTTTGGCATGTACAAAATACAGCTCCTTTCTACTACCATCAAAGGAGTAGACAGGTCTTCTACAATTACTTACAAGGTGTGCATCTCCCGGGCGAATGAAAAAGAGATGACTGAAGACTTGCAGCCGCCAGTGAAGAagggaataaaaagaaaaagtgtaaaAGGTGTTAAAACCAAAGtattaaaaatgtgtgaaacacGAGCTCAGAAAG AGGGCTATGATTCTCTAAAGCAGCAAAAAAGGTTTTTCTCTAAGAGAGTGTTCAGGGCTTTGCCCTACCGAACCCATGCTGCTCATGTTGGTTGCCTCAAGGCCGATAAAAAGAAACCCGGAAGCCCTACTCAAAGTCTAATTAAG GTAAATGGCAAAATGTACTCTAAAGCTAAACTCCTCTTGGGCCAACTTGGTGCTTTACATCGAGTAAATCGCATTGCAGCTTTTGTCACTGGCAGGCTACAGCATGTACTTCGAGATCAGACTAAATGTGTGGGTGATATCACTAAAACATGTCTTCCCAAAGCATCTCTCAAGCCTAGTTCTAAAATCAAAGTGACAAATGTTTCAAGGCAAACAAATCATGCTGCAGCCAGTGAACCTGAACCTAAGAACAGTAGTTCAAACAATAGTCCGATGAATGCCCTTTCACAACTTGTGG GCTCACCCCCTGGCACAACCACCATTGTACCTGATGGCACCAGATTTGTTCTTATGCCAGTAACATTTTCCACCTCTGCAGCTGCTTCGTCAGCAGAAACTGTTAATAGTTCCACCCTCCCACCTGGTCAGCAAGTGGTTCTGCAGCCTGCTCCAGGGTCAAACTTTTTATGTCAGTACAATGGCCAAATGATCCAACTAAAGCCCATCAGCACTGGGCCTCTTGTTCAGCCACAACCTAGTTCTGCCAGTGAAG AAAGCACTTCACAGGTTATGGAAGCACCATACAACACATGCCTGCCAAAAGACACCAAATTTCTTCAGATGCCTTTGATCTCTACTCCTCTTTCAAAAGCGTTACTCAAGCCTTTGCCAGACATTTCACCCAATGCGCTCTCTCTGTCAGCAAAGAGTGGCATGAACGTTGCCAGTGGCGTGTCAGCTTTTAACTTGCAGTCGAGTTTTCCAGGTAAAACTGGTACATTCTCTTTTCGAATCTGTCCCCCTACTGGCCAAGGGAAGACTGTAAGATCAGAGCATGGTGGTAAGCCTCCTGAACCCTCTGCTGACCGTCCTTCTGCTGTGTTACTTCCTGGAGGTTTCACCTTGATTAAACTCCTTCAGCCTGCTGCGCCAGCTGTTCCTGCAAATGTCACTGATTTTCATCAAGCTGAAATCCCACAGAATGATGAAAATATGAGGAAATCTAACTTACAGAGTGGCTCCCCCAGCATTGAACAAAATCATCAAGTCTCAGAAAGCATTTCCAAACCACTTCTTCCTGAAACCTCAAACTCTGAACATGGGGCTCCTGCTAGCCTTCCCTCAGAAGATGCTATTAAAGATGAGCCTGTGGAACACTTCTCTGCTTCAGTAAATACATTGTCTCCAGACAAGTATAACTGGGTACCTGAAGGTGCTGTGATGGTACACCGTGATGTTAGTGAATTGGAAACTGAGGATCTGGATGACTGGCCACCCAATGGAGCAGAGCGAATTTTGTGGATTGACTCTGCTGATGAAGAGGAGAATGAAAACCCACCTTCAGAGGAAGCCAGTGAGCCAAAGACTACAACAACAGGAAATAACTTTAGTAGCTGTGATGAAAGGCTTGTAGATAATCTGCAAGATGCATGTTCTAAAAGTTCTCCAGCTAATGAACAAAAACATCCGAAATCTAGCATATCCAGCAATGAAAAAGACTGTGATTCATTCATAAATGCAAATAACTCCTACACTGCAAAAATTAGCAAGCAAGAGCCACCTTTCTCAGTTCCCATTAAAAAGGTTGGCAATAATAATCCATCACAGATACTTTCTGGCTCCCATAATATCAGTGTTCAGTTTCAAGAAGATTGTCCTTCAGTTCACATTAAAAATGATCCATATAACACAACCGATATGGACATGGCTGGGAATGAGCCTGGCATCAAGGGCCAAGGGCGTCTAGCTGAACATAGCACTTTGGCTATCAGTAGAATAGAAACTAACCATCAAACAGGGAAGAATACATTTCTCAAACACGTTCAGCTCATGAACGAAAGACTTGACTCTGCTAATAATAACAGTGTTTCTACTAAAATAGAATCATGCAGTGactcactcaggacacacaccaGTACCATGTGTGATGTTGCTAAACAGCATATTGGCTCAGAGGATATTTTACTACTTATGAATAAAGAAGAACCCAGTATGAATCAAACAGTGACTGAATTTCCACAAGACCCAAATAAGCAAGGTTTGGACTCTAAAAACAGTTCTCCAATTCTCACTCATATGGAGTTTTATAATAATCCATCCAAACCCAACACCACAGCTTCACTGCATACCAAAGAAATTCTTGAGAATGCTGACCTTGCTGGTAATGCTCAATGCTGTTTACTCGATAGTCAGATCCTTGTGATCTCCACACCCACAGCACATCCACTAAACACAGCCTCTTTGGTTGAGAAAACTGGCTTACAATGTGTGTCGCCTATTCCTcataataagcagaaattatccCCTGAGCTATCAGATGGTTTTGCTAACCTGTCAGACAACTGCACTAAGAGTTCTAAAATATCAGAATCAAATGAGGGAAAAGATGAAGCATTGGATAGGAACAAGACTGCAGTCAGAGAGCTGTGCAGTGATTATGAGATTGCTGTGGATGTGATGAACTTGAGTGAAGATGAAGCTCCAATTCTCGAGTTTGATAGAGATGAGGCCGATTCAATAGCCTCTGGTGAGACCTCTAGTGATGACGAGGATTCCAGTAATATCTCCACTAGTGACAGCGAAACAACAGATGACACT ATGGATTTATCGTGTGAAGATTATTTTGATGCTGAATCATTTGAGGACAATGATGGAAAGAGATGTATAAACATGATAAATGTTCAGACCAGACATAAACA CAAATCAAGGAAAGCAACTAAATTGGAAAAAAAG attaaGTATTTCACAAGTCTTAAGACATCAAGATATCTGCCATTGCATGAGCTAGAAAAACGGCTCAATCACACTCAAAAAGAGCGCGTTCGCAGAGATGAAATGCGTCAATCCTTTGTTGCACTGAAAAAAGCACTGAATGTTGAGGAACGAGTCAAAATGTGCAACCATGACATTCTAAATCAG GCTCGACTTACGATTTGGGCTCTCAAGGACCGGGGTCAGTGTTtagaggaaaggaaaaaagctCTACTTCAGAGAAAGTCTGCCTATCTTCACAAGATTGTAGAACTGTCTG AAAAGACAGAGGATGGCATCAATGTCAGGGTTCAGGAACAATGTGAACAGCAAAAGCAGATTGGCTCCCAAAATGCACTGCAGACCTCAGTTTCAGCTCCTTTAGTAAACCCTCAACGGTTAGATAGTGATGCCAACAGACTTCCACCCAGTCTTGGATGTGGGAAAGCACCTAATTATATACGCAAAACGGCCTTAAGGCAGCCTCCTATTACTACCACAG ATGAACAATCATTGCCAAAGATTGCATTGCAGTCCTTCGGCAAGACTGACGCCGTAAAGCacacatataaaacaagaaCATCTCAAGCAAGTTCTACTGAAGTCTCCAAGTCTGCTAAAGAGTTAATGGATGGTAATTTGGATCTGAATGTTCAAACCAAAGAAATGGAAACATGCAGTGCAACAGGAGCCTCAAATGTGATGGAGAAAACTCTAGTGGCAGAGAACTCCAACAAAGAGAGCCCAGCTCCATCCTCCGAAGTCACTGGGAATGATGTCCAAAATAAAACCATGTTCAAGTTGGAGAATGAACAAGCCTCTGCAGTTGTGGTaaaagtgaggaaaaaaataggAAAGAATGTAGTGGTAATAGAAGAGACCGTATCCAATCCTGATGCCTTAGGACCCAGGAAGCTAAGGCAAAGACCCCCTGCAGTTACTGGAGTGGCCAAAAGGGGAAGAACAGCAAATAAAAGAAGGAGAATTATTTAG